From one Mytilus galloprovincialis chromosome 13, xbMytGall1.hap1.1, whole genome shotgun sequence genomic stretch:
- the LOC143056453 gene encoding uncharacterized protein LOC143056453 isoform X2 — protein sequence MDFLLLLLFILEVHSLNISHVIEVYTNICGSKLCGRSIHATQSDIIKRFNISECPPCYCDKQCFSRENCCPDFYFSYPLKCTNINIVEKSPYKNSTSVLMVDTCPSFADNKTMYICEKKNDELIDKIQNSPVTSTRNNLIYRNIYCALCHNETKENLINWKLEIKCTDFADFNFLSSYEEILNTVNAKRCNIGFHTDIPTRDLPICNSVDEIRVQKCNITGTWKKYDSDIQKACETYNQKSFLFFKNIFCVICNPPRNQDNIISQCNITGLWRHNDSNLEQACKMGMSSTIVLPFRNIYCYICNNGIVNHVNNDLVNFAMRNKCQLSSRPPKPVNPARRKGVEIMFNKSNVTRRWHRIDPDIKYVCENMNTSTFSTIFCLIWHPNRHNETLISSCNMTLKSSMYDFNTIEHLCLTLPAIVNVAPYKNELCRQYNEYSYFFSSSHIITTHRSPPNGLPSFRVLFTLQLTSYENKLDSSNESSCDDVFIQETVRTLNFISIYSKS from the coding sequence ATGGATTTTCTGCTTTTACTACTATTTATACTAGAGGTTCACTCGCTGAATATTTCGCATGTTATCGAAGTGTATACTAACATTTGTGGATCTAAACTTTGTGGTCGTTCTATACATGCTACACAATCGGATATAATCAAGAGGTTCAACATATCTGAATGCCCTCCTTGTTACTGTGACAAACAATGTTTTTCGCGGGAGAACTGTTGTCCCGATTTCTATTTTTCTTATCCCTTAAAATGCACAAACATAAACATTGTAGAAAAAAGTCCTTATAAAAACAGTACTTCAGTTCTAATGGTTGATACTTGTCCATCATTTGCCGACAACAAAACAATGTATATATGCGAAAAGAAGAACGACGAGCTAatagataaaatacaaaattcaCCGGTTACTTCTACAAGAAATAATTTGatttatagaaatatttattGTGCGTTGTGTCATAATGAAACTAAAGAAAATCTAATTAATTGGAAGCTGGAAATTAAATGTACCGATTTCGCAGATTTCAATTTCCTATCGTCATATGAAGAAATCCTTAATACTGTTAATGCCAAAAGATGTAATATCGGATTCCACACCGATATTCCAACACGTGATTTACCGATATGTAACTCAGTGGATGAAATACGAGTTCAAAAATGCAATATTACTGGAACATGGAAAAAGTATGATTCAGATATTCAAAAAGCGTGTGAGACATATAATCAGAAAAGTTTTCTCTTTTTCAAGAACATATTCTGTGTTATATGCAACCCTCCACGCAACCAAGATAATATTATTTCTCAATGTAACATAACCGGTCTATGGCGGCATAATGATTCAAATTTAGAACAAGCATGCAAAATGGGTATGTCATCTACAATCGTACTTCCGTTTAGAAATATTTATTGTTACATATGTAACAATGGTATAGTGAATCATGTGAATAATGACCTAGTGAATTTCGCTATGAGAAATAAATGTCAGTTATCAAGTCGACCACCAAAACCTGTAAATCCAGCGAGAAGGAAGGGTGTGGAAATAATGTTTAACAAAAGTAACGTTACTAGACGGTGGCACAGAATTGATCCAGATATCAAATATGTATGTGAAAATATGAACACTTCGACATTTTCTACAATTTTCTGTCTCATTTGGCACCCTAATCGTCATAATGAAACGTTAATTTCATCATGCAATATGACTTTGAAATCGTCGATGTATGATTTTAATACAATTGAACATCTTTGTTTAACTCTTCCTGCTATTGTGAATGTGGCACCGTATAAAAATGAGTTGTGTAGACAATATaatgaatattcatattttttttcaagtagtcacatAATAACAACTCACAGATCACCACCAAATGGTTTGCCTTCATTCCGAGTCTTATTTACATTACAATTAACAAGTTATGAAAACAAATTAGACAGTTCAAATGAAAGCAGTTGTGATGATGTGTTTATCCAGGAAACGGTAAGAACTTTAAACTTCATTTCAATTTATTCAAAGTCGTAA